GAACTGGACCATGCGAAGCACGTCCACGCCCCAAAACATGCCGCGGAAGCCCGAGCCTTCGATCGAGATGAAGGGGATGCCGGCCTCGCCGGCCATCGCCTTGGCCAGCATGGTCTTGCCGGTGCCGGGCGGGCCGTAGAGCAGGATACCGTTGATGTACTTGCCGCCCATCTTGACGAAGTCGCGACGATCGGCGAGCAGGCTGATCCACTGGCGCACTAGTGCCACCAGATTGGGCTGGCCCCAGTAGTCCTTGAACGTGACGGACTTCGGGTCCTCGGGCCGGATGGTCTCGACCCGGGTCTGGCTCATGAACCAGAAGATCGCCACAAACTGCAGGATGGCGAACGAGATCGCGAAGGCCAGCTGGAAGGCCGTGCCCAGCGTGACACCGATGATCGTCCGGCTGACCGGGTGGACGCTCTCCCAGAGCAGGCCGAGCAACGTAAAGGTGTCGCGCGCGCCTTCGCTGAAAAACATCCACCACAAAAAGCCCGGGATCAGGATCCAGGGCGCGATGCGCCGGATGCTGCGCC
This genomic interval from Candidatus Hydrogenedentota bacterium contains the following:
- a CDS encoding AAA family ATPase, producing the protein RSIRRIAPWILIPGFLWWMFFSEGARDTFTLLGLLWESVHPVSRTIIGVTLGTAFQLAFAISFAILQFVAIFWFMSQTRVETIRPEDPKSVTFKDYWGQPNLVALVRQWISLLADRRDFVKMGGKYINGILLYGPPGTGKTMLAKAMAGEAGIPFISIEGSGFRGMFWGVDVLRMVQF